From one Melioribacteraceae bacterium genomic stretch:
- a CDS encoding aminotransferase class III-fold pyridoxal phosphate-dependent enzyme has protein sequence MPNKIDLNNDYPVIEKSEELYKRSLGLIPSNTQTLAKGPTQYVNGMAPKYLVKGKGSHVWDVDGNEYIDYNMGIGPLSLGYAYDKVDEAVKKQLEDGITFSLVHPLEVEVAEIIRDIIPNAEMVRYSKTGADVTSAAVRLARAYTGKNKILCCGYHGWHDWYVSVTARNHGIPEAVQAITYTFDYNNIDSLKDSIDDDVAAVILEPVVFQEPKDNFLHKVADLCKEKNVILIFDEMWTGFRMALGGAQEYFGITPDLATYSKAVANGMPISILTGKKKIMQLADEDIFFYTTFGGEALSLAAVKATIKEMKEKNVPAYLDKQGAKLKEGYNKIAEELGLNYTKASGYNWRSIVTFDAKAGDPLILKSLVQQEMIKRGVLWGGFHNMSFSHTDEDIQYTLKAYEQVLLILKKAVEENNAKDLLRGKPVQPVFRKTDNFNMKPRH, from the coding sequence ATGCCCAACAAGATTGACTTAAATAATGACTATCCCGTTATTGAAAAATCAGAAGAACTTTATAAAAGATCACTTGGATTGATTCCTTCAAATACTCAGACACTCGCAAAAGGTCCAACACAATATGTAAACGGAATGGCACCTAAATATTTAGTTAAAGGTAAGGGCTCTCATGTTTGGGATGTGGACGGAAATGAATACATCGATTATAATATGGGTATCGGTCCCCTTTCGCTCGGTTATGCATACGATAAAGTTGATGAAGCAGTAAAAAAACAATTGGAAGACGGAATTACATTTTCTCTCGTTCATCCTTTGGAAGTTGAAGTTGCGGAAATTATTCGTGATATAATTCCAAATGCGGAAATGGTTCGTTATAGTAAAACCGGTGCGGATGTTACTAGTGCGGCAGTCAGACTTGCGCGAGCTTATACAGGTAAAAATAAAATTTTATGCTGCGGTTATCATGGCTGGCATGATTGGTATGTTTCCGTTACCGCACGCAACCACGGTATTCCCGAAGCAGTTCAAGCAATTACATACACATTCGATTATAATAATATTGATTCACTAAAAGACTCAATTGATGATGATGTTGCTGCGGTAATTTTAGAACCGGTTGTTTTTCAAGAACCAAAAGATAACTTCTTACATAAGGTCGCCGATCTATGTAAAGAAAAAAATGTTATACTTATCTTTGATGAAATGTGGACCGGATTTAGAATGGCACTCGGCGGAGCGCAGGAATATTTTGGAATTACTCCCGATCTTGCAACCTATTCTAAAGCTGTTGCCAACGGTATGCCGATTTCAATCTTGACCGGCAAAAAGAAAATTATGCAATTGGCAGATGAAGATATTTTCTTTTATACAACATTCGGAGGCGAAGCTTTATCACTCGCTGCAGTTAAAGCAACAATAAAAGAAATGAAAGAGAAAAATGTTCCGGCATATCTTGATAAGCAGGGTGCTAAATTAAAAGAGGGTTATAATAAAATTGCAGAAGAACTAGGATTAAATTACACCAAAGCAAGCGGATATAATTGGCGTTCAATTGTTACATTTGATGCTAAAGCCGGTGACCCACTGATATTAAAATCTCTCGTTCAGCAGGAAATGATTAAGCGTGGTGTACTTTGGGGTGGATTTCATAATATGTCATTCTCTCATACTGATGAAGATATTCAATATACGTTGAAAGCTTACGAACAAGTTTTATTAATATTGAAAAAAGCTGTTGAAGAGAATAACGCAAAGGATTTATTGAGAGGTAAACCAGTACAACCTGTTTTCCGTAAGACAGACAACTTTAACATGAAACCGAGACACTAA
- a CDS encoding GxxExxY protein, whose translation MTKELLYKDEAYSIVGCCMEVHKTLGKGFNEIVYKDALEIEFKLNNIPYEREKKFELTYKSFPLPRQYNADFVVYDKIILEAKAIESLSNSNIKQTLNYLAASKMKLGLLVNFGEDSLKYKRVIL comes from the coding sequence TTGACTAAAGAATTGTTATATAAAGATGAAGCTTATTCCATTGTTGGTTGCTGTATGGAAGTGCACAAAACATTAGGCAAGGGGTTTAATGAAATCGTGTATAAAGATGCATTAGAGATTGAGTTTAAATTAAATAACATCCCTTATGAAAGAGAAAAGAAATTTGAATTAACATACAAAAGTTTTCCTCTTCCACGCCAATACAATGCTGATTTTGTTGTTTATGATAAAATAATTTTGGAAGCAAAAGCAATTGAATCGCTATCTAATTCAAACATAAAACAAACATTGAATTATCTTGCAGCATCTAAAATGAAATTAGGTTTATTAGTAAATTTCGGAGAAGATTCATTAAAATACAAAAGAGTAATTCTATAA
- a CDS encoding SDR family oxidoreductase — protein sequence MFSLKNKIAIVTGALGLIGKEHCIALSEAGANVIVADIDDKKCEEFAKTLKSESIGIGIDVTNKDSLISARDKILEKFGHIDILVNNAAINDMFENPKAASEQSKFENYPLELWQKSVDVNLTGVFLCSQVFGTEMSKQKSGSIINVASTYGITAPDQSLYIKKDGTQDFFKPPAYSATKGGVIMFTRYLAAYWGKDNVRVNTLTPGGVENNQDEFFIEQYSKRTMLNSMAKPTDYKGALIFLASDASNYMTGANLVVDGGWTAW from the coding sequence ATGTTTTCATTAAAGAATAAGATTGCAATCGTAACCGGTGCACTTGGGTTAATCGGGAAGGAACATTGTATAGCCTTATCCGAAGCCGGTGCAAATGTAATTGTAGCCGACATTGATGATAAGAAATGTGAAGAATTTGCGAAGACATTGAAATCAGAATCAATCGGAATTGGAATAGATGTAACAAACAAAGATTCATTAATTTCTGCACGAGATAAAATTTTAGAAAAGTTCGGTCACATCGATATACTTGTAAACAACGCAGCAATTAATGATATGTTTGAAAATCCTAAAGCCGCAAGCGAACAAAGCAAATTTGAGAATTATCCGTTAGAACTCTGGCAGAAATCGGTTGATGTGAATTTAACGGGAGTGTTTCTCTGTTCACAAGTTTTTGGGACAGAAATGTCAAAGCAAAAATCCGGCAGTATAATAAACGTTGCATCGACTTACGGTATAACCGCCCCCGATCAATCATTATATATTAAGAAAGACGGTACACAGGATTTCTTCAAACCTCCGGCTTATTCGGCAACAAAGGGCGGAGTGATAATGTTCACTCGTTACCTTGCCGCTTATTGGGGAAAGGATAATGTCAGAGTAAATACATTAACTCCCGGCGGAGTTGAAAATAACCAAGATGAATTTTTTATTGAGCAATACTCAAAACGGACTATGTTAAACAGTATGGCAAAACCGACCGACTACAAAGGCGCACTTATTTTTCTCGCAAGTGATGCATCAAATTATATGACAGGTGCTAATCTTGTTGTTGATGGTGGGTGGACGGCGTGGTAA
- a CDS encoding HAD-IIIA family hydrolase produces MKSNTLEKARKIKLVLTDCDGVLTNTGTYYTANGEEMKRFSIRDGMGTERLRKFCNIETGIVTGENSGIVTSRAIKLNITEVHLGIKDKVSCVKEICERLNLQLDEIAFIGDDTNDIEIMKIVGLTACPSDATSFAKELADIIVESKGGHGAFRDFAEMIIEANLNKNEDQN; encoded by the coding sequence ATGAAATCAAACACACTAGAAAAAGCACGAAAAATTAAATTAGTCCTAACCGATTGTGACGGTGTTTTAACCAATACCGGAACTTACTATACCGCGAACGGTGAAGAGATGAAACGATTTTCTATCCGTGACGGAATGGGAACCGAACGATTACGAAAGTTCTGTAACATAGAAACGGGAATTGTTACCGGAGAAAATAGCGGAATTGTAACAAGTCGCGCAATTAAGTTAAATATTACCGAAGTGCATCTCGGTATTAAAGATAAAGTCTCTTGCGTAAAAGAAATCTGTGAACGACTGAATTTACAATTAGACGAAATTGCATTCATCGGTGATGACACAAACGATATTGAAATTATGAAAATTGTCGGTTTAACAGCTTGTCCTTCCGATGCAACGAGTTTCGCAAAAGAACTGGCGGATATAATTGTTGAAAGTAAAGGCGGGCATGGTGCATTTCGTGATTTTGCGGAAATGATTATCGAGGCAAACTTGAATAAAAATGAGGATCAAAATTAA
- a CDS encoding N-acetylneuraminate synthase family protein — protein MAKVKVGDRYIGEGEPVYIIGEIGINHNGSLEIAKKLIDGAAAAGCDAVKFQKRTPELCVPADQWYIERETPWGRMTYIEYRHKIEFKEKEYEIIDKYCKEKNIHWFASPWDEEAVNFLEKFNPVCFKLASASLTDNFLLKKVKSTGKPIMLSTGMSTLEEIDKAISIIGSDNLMIAQSTSSYPCKLEELNLKVISSFKEKYPEVPIGYSGHETGLAPTLAAVALGATFVERHITLDRAMWGTDQAASVEMVGMSRLVKDIRDIELALGDGIKKVYNCEKPSLVKLRRVK, from the coding sequence ATGGCAAAAGTAAAAGTCGGCGATCGTTATATAGGTGAGGGCGAACCGGTTTATATTATTGGTGAAATCGGAATTAACCATAACGGATCACTTGAGATTGCAAAAAAGTTAATTGATGGTGCGGCTGCAGCAGGATGTGATGCAGTCAAATTCCAAAAACGAACACCGGAATTATGCGTGCCTGCAGATCAATGGTATATTGAACGTGAAACTCCTTGGGGAAGAATGACGTATATCGAATATCGTCATAAAATTGAGTTCAAAGAAAAAGAATACGAGATTATTGATAAATATTGTAAAGAGAAAAACATTCATTGGTTTGCTTCGCCTTGGGATGAAGAAGCAGTAAACTTTTTGGAAAAATTTAATCCGGTTTGTTTTAAACTTGCTTCGGCTTCGTTAACGGATAATTTTCTGCTGAAAAAAGTTAAGTCAACCGGCAAACCGATTATGCTTTCCACCGGCATGTCAACATTGGAAGAAATCGATAAAGCAATTTCAATTATTGGATCTGATAACTTAATGATTGCTCAATCAACTTCGTCTTATCCGTGTAAACTTGAGGAACTAAATTTGAAAGTAATTAGCTCATTCAAAGAAAAATATCCGGAAGTACCAATTGGTTATTCCGGACATGAAACCGGTCTGGCGCCGACACTTGCCGCGGTTGCATTAGGCGCTACATTTGTTGAACGACATATCACTTTAGATCGCGCAATGTGGGGAACAGATCAAGCGGCATCGGTTGAAATGGTTGGTATGTCAAGACTGGTAAAAGATATCCGAGATATTGAATTAGCTCTCGGCGACGGTATTAAAAAAGTTTACAACTGTGAAAAACCTTCGCTGGTAAAATTGAGAAGAGTAAAATAA
- a CDS encoding sterol desaturase family protein, with amino-acid sequence MIDSVINFITNYYNSLSLPELISFGLIIGGAFVIILLERIFPYSKGQKFLREGFFNDLALYTIAQSYILGIIIFGGIIYYIDNTTGLSRLGLFANIPIWLQLLFFLITHDIYIYWMHRWQHKNKWLWRIHEAHHSPKKVDWLSGSRSHAFEILINQTIEFAPIVLLGSPPEVIAYKGVISAVWGMYIHSNINVNTGRLQYIINGPEMHRWHHDVGKGRNRNFATKLAIWDWIWGSAYLPRPEKPKEYGLKSYFPDNFIMQFIFAFMDSKARKKK; translated from the coding sequence ATGATAGATTCGGTCATAAATTTCATAACAAATTATTATAACTCACTTTCCTTACCGGAATTAATTTCGTTTGGATTAATAATCGGTGGGGCGTTTGTTATAATTTTACTCGAAAGAATTTTCCCTTATTCAAAGGGACAAAAATTTTTACGTGAAGGATTCTTTAATGATCTTGCTTTATATACAATCGCACAGAGTTATATCCTCGGAATAATAATTTTCGGTGGAATAATTTATTACATCGACAATACAACGGGTTTATCGAGACTCGGTTTATTTGCAAATATCCCGATCTGGCTTCAGTTATTATTTTTCTTAATCACACATGATATTTACATTTACTGGATGCATCGCTGGCAGCACAAGAATAAATGGTTATGGCGAATTCATGAAGCACATCACTCACCAAAGAAAGTCGATTGGCTAAGCGGTTCTCGTTCACATGCATTCGAAATTCTTATCAACCAAACAATTGAATTTGCGCCGATTGTTTTACTCGGTTCACCACCGGAAGTGATTGCATACAAAGGTGTCATTAGTGCCGTTTGGGGAATGTACATTCACTCAAATATTAATGTAAATACCGGAAGATTGCAGTATATAATTAACGGACCGGAAATGCACCGTTGGCATCATGATGTTGGTAAAGGTCGCAACAGAAATTTTGCTACAAAACTCGCAATTTGGGATTGGATTTGGGGTTCGGCATATCTCCCTCGTCCGGAAAAACCAAAAGAATATGGTTTGAAATCTTACTTCCCCGATAATTTTATCATGCAGTTCATTTTTGCTTTTATGGATTCTAAAGCTCGGAAGAAAAAGTGA
- a CDS encoding M43 family zinc metalloprotease — MKNLWLIFLFLSIAFILSCKEDRVVDPIDDEPYKEIYTLPVVIHILHKGEPIGEGFNLSKERIERQVEILNEDYRKREGTRGYNKHPDGGDSKIEFVLAKKNPGGDVTDGIVRVNIDSVDNPTNTGSLFDYYAYYSYWNPENYINIWTMPLDESMINIVLGMATGPETELPGADLLAKGEPYQAEGILINTYHFGESEINSNYNLGRTLTHEMGHYLGVLHLWGGGDCENNDFCDDTPPISEKITGCSPDVSSGCDEEPVMFNNYMTWSNDIYMNIFTNDQISRMHYVLENSARRKTLQNSIGLSD; from the coding sequence ATGAAAAATTTATGGCTGATATTTTTATTTCTTAGTATAGCATTCATTCTTTCATGCAAAGAAGATAGAGTTGTTGATCCAATTGATGATGAACCATATAAAGAAATTTATACATTGCCGGTTGTTATTCACATTCTTCACAAAGGTGAGCCGATTGGGGAAGGATTTAATCTCTCAAAAGAACGCATTGAACGTCAAGTTGAAATATTGAATGAGGATTATAGAAAACGAGAAGGAACAAGAGGATATAATAAACATCCAGATGGAGGAGATTCAAAAATTGAATTTGTGTTGGCCAAAAAGAATCCGGGTGGAGATGTAACTGACGGAATTGTTAGAGTTAATATTGACTCGGTGGACAATCCCACAAACACCGGAAGTCTATTTGATTACTATGCTTATTACAGCTATTGGAACCCGGAAAATTATATAAATATTTGGACGATGCCTCTTGATGAATCGATGATAAACATTGTTCTTGGAATGGCTACCGGACCTGAAACAGAATTACCCGGAGCCGATTTACTTGCGAAGGGTGAACCTTATCAAGCCGAAGGAATTCTAATTAACACTTATCATTTTGGAGAATCTGAAATTAACTCGAATTACAATCTTGGAAGAACTCTCACCCACGAGATGGGACACTATTTGGGTGTGCTTCATTTATGGGGCGGAGGCGATTGTGAGAATAATGATTTCTGTGATGATACACCACCAATTTCAGAAAAGATTACCGGATGTTCTCCAGATGTTTCGAGCGGATGTGACGAAGAACCGGTTATGTTTAATAATTACATGACCTGGTCAAACGATATTTATATGAACATTTTTACGAATGATCAGATTTCAAGAATGCACTATGTGCTTGAGAATAGTGCACGACGAAAAACTCTACAAAATTCAATTGGCTTAAGTGATTAA
- a CDS encoding DUF4139 domain-containing protein, with product MIKKILVIAFSFFAVINLSAKEIPADTKLNSVTVFLGGAELTHTAQIDVPQGIHEIILENVANNIIGNSLQVGGTGDFVILSVNQRQNFLKAKEKTPQLIVLEDSLKLLKADLSKLNNNRQVLQYELDLLLANKSLGSDNKTITVQELQRMSEYFNKKSTQLLNDMTSIDLKKEKVNERITKIQNQINDLNGKNKPSVTEIVVTVSAHKNTKANLKANYLTYDAGWNPSYDLRSSGIDTPIKLDLRADVWQQTGIEWKDMNIVLSTRSARQNNNKPELRRWFIDFVQEMRSRAGGVNEMQLMKSAAAPTMDAAAEAESMADYMVVNETQLAVEYTPQIKYSIAADGKPHIVALQSYDLQAEYEYYAAPKLVSNAFLVANVKDWSKYNLLPGPANIYFENSFVGNSFINPNITEEAMTFSLGRDESIVIKRETLQDFTEDKFFGSDVERFFGYEITVRNSKSKEIKLTLEDQFPISKNEDIEVKLIETADAKINKNDGILTWNLKLNPAETISKKFTYSVRHPGDKPVNIY from the coding sequence ATGATAAAGAAAATATTAGTGATTGCTTTCTCATTTTTTGCGGTAATTAATTTATCCGCAAAAGAAATTCCCGCCGATACAAAATTAAATTCCGTAACTGTTTTTCTTGGTGGTGCGGAATTAACTCACACAGCTCAAATTGATGTACCACAAGGTATCCATGAAATAATTTTAGAAAATGTTGCAAACAATATTATAGGCAACAGTCTGCAAGTAGGGGGAACCGGTGACTTTGTAATACTTTCCGTAAACCAGCGACAAAATTTTCTCAAAGCAAAAGAAAAAACGCCGCAGCTCATTGTTCTGGAGGATTCATTAAAATTACTAAAAGCCGATTTAAGCAAATTGAATAACAATAGACAAGTACTTCAATATGAACTTGATTTACTTTTAGCAAATAAAAGTTTGGGAAGCGATAATAAAACAATTACGGTTCAAGAACTTCAAAGAATGTCGGAATATTTCAACAAGAAATCGACACAGCTTTTGAATGACATGACCTCAATCGATTTGAAAAAAGAAAAAGTAAACGAAAGAATAACAAAAATTCAAAATCAGATTAATGATCTAAATGGTAAAAATAAACCATCAGTGACCGAGATTGTTGTAACGGTTTCTGCGCACAAGAATACAAAGGCAAACTTAAAAGCTAACTATTTGACTTATGACGCCGGTTGGAATCCTTCTTATGATTTAAGAAGTTCGGGTATAGATACTCCGATTAAACTTGATCTACGTGCTGATGTTTGGCAGCAAACCGGTATTGAATGGAAGGATATGAATATTGTTCTTTCAACGCGTTCGGCAAGACAAAATAACAACAAACCCGAATTAAGAAGGTGGTTCATTGACTTTGTTCAGGAAATGAGATCAAGAGCCGGCGGTGTTAATGAGATGCAGTTAATGAAATCAGCCGCAGCCCCGACAATGGACGCAGCCGCTGAAGCTGAATCAATGGCGGATTACATGGTGGTTAATGAAACTCAACTCGCAGTTGAATACACTCCGCAAATAAAATATTCAATCGCTGCAGATGGAAAACCACACATTGTTGCGCTTCAAAGTTATGATTTACAAGCTGAATATGAATACTATGCCGCTCCAAAACTTGTTTCAAATGCTTTCCTTGTCGCAAATGTTAAAGATTGGAGTAAATATAATCTGCTGCCGGGACCTGCTAATATTTATTTTGAAAATTCTTTTGTCGGTAACTCGTTTATTAATCCCAACATTACCGAAGAAGCAATGACTTTCTCTTTGGGAAGAGATGAAAGCATTGTCATAAAACGAGAAACTTTACAAGACTTTACGGAAGATAAATTCTTCGGCAGCGATGTTGAAAGATTTTTTGGATATGAAATCACAGTGCGAAATTCGAAGAGTAAAGAAATTAAGTTAACTCTCGAGGATCAATTCCCAATTTCGAAGAACGAAGATATAGAAGTAAAATTGATCGAAACAGCTGATGCAAAAATAAATAAGAATGATGGTATCTTAACTTGGAATCTTAAACTCAATCCGGCTGAAACAATTTCTAAAAAGTTTACATATTCAGTTAGACATCCCGGTGATAAACCGGTTAATATTTATTAA
- a CDS encoding PAS domain S-box protein, producing the protein MKKLIIELIKKYFTQITQSWVEKLEQEFGKKLSKAQLTTFVESTLNTIIDVIDTTDYTRADQYLIDSYQLFSKTKFNLLQISQLFTIGRYSIINFLEKDSNYDIDPLILLGFLDEVIEQIYARYGMLHQNAEMQELTSDRDRLALKLDTSQQYLDNILHTSDSAIMVIDDDERFIAWNKGAEKIFGFTEEEVVGKSSSLLFPKGEKYLKELKHIREEIKTRGFVTINETERISKDGRLVTVQLNVTKLPGSNGDSAGRTVIIRDFTEVKKLQQQVDQSEKLAVIGQLAAGVAHEIGNPLTSISAIVQILQRKAPDDFFSEQLSTIKENIDRISKIVRELVDFSRPPSHEKTIIQITDIIKTAIGIVKYDKRVKKVDFNVKLDNDAPLILLVPDQLLQVFVNILINALDAIEGNGEIKVETSHDDENVYVIIEDNGCGIDEITLNKIFDPFFTTKAVGKGTGLGLSVSYGIIKKFHGDIFVESEINNGTKFTIKIPIEEN; encoded by the coding sequence ATGAAAAAACTCATAATTGAATTAATAAAGAAGTACTTCACTCAAATTACGCAAAGTTGGGTTGAAAAACTTGAGCAGGAGTTCGGGAAAAAACTTTCCAAAGCTCAGCTTACAACTTTTGTTGAAAGTACTTTAAATACTATCATAGATGTAATTGATACGACGGATTACACGCGCGCCGATCAGTACCTAATCGACTCATACCAACTTTTCAGCAAAACTAAATTTAATTTGCTTCAGATAAGTCAACTTTTTACAATCGGCAGATATTCAATAATTAATTTTTTGGAGAAAGATTCGAATTATGACATTGATCCGCTTATACTTTTAGGTTTTCTCGATGAAGTAATTGAACAAATTTATGCTCGTTATGGTATGCTTCATCAAAATGCCGAGATGCAGGAACTTACATCAGATAGAGACAGACTTGCCTTAAAATTAGATACAAGTCAGCAATATCTAGATAATATTCTTCACACTTCCGATTCTGCAATTATGGTTATTGACGATGATGAAAGGTTCATTGCCTGGAATAAAGGAGCCGAGAAAATTTTTGGTTTTACCGAAGAAGAAGTCGTAGGAAAATCATCTTCATTACTCTTTCCAAAAGGAGAAAAGTATTTAAAAGAGTTAAAGCATATTCGTGAAGAAATCAAAACTCGCGGATTTGTAACAATAAACGAAACAGAAAGAATTTCAAAAGATGGAAGATTAGTAACGGTCCAATTGAATGTAACAAAACTGCCCGGCAGTAATGGTGATTCTGCCGGAAGAACTGTTATAATACGAGACTTTACCGAAGTAAAAAAATTACAGCAGCAAGTAGATCAATCGGAAAAACTTGCCGTTATTGGTCAACTTGCAGCCGGTGTTGCGCATGAAATCGGCAATCCGTTGACTTCAATTTCCGCAATTGTGCAAATACTGCAACGTAAAGCACCGGATGATTTTTTCAGTGAACAACTATCGACAATTAAAGAAAATATTGATCGAATTTCGAAAATTGTAAGAGAACTTGTTGATTTCTCGCGTCCGCCATCTCATGAAAAAACAATAATTCAAATTACGGATATAATTAAGACTGCAATAGGAATTGTCAAGTACGACAAACGTGTAAAGAAAGTTGATTTCAATGTTAAGTTAGATAATGACGCACCGTTAATTTTGCTTGTCCCCGATCAACTTCTTCAAGTATTTGTTAATATTTTGATAAATGCATTGGATGCAATTGAAGGAAACGGAGAGATAAAAGTTGAAACTTCTCATGATGATGAAAACGTTTATGTAATTATCGAAGATAACGGCTGCGGGATAGATGAGATTACACTTAATAAAATTTTTGATCCTTTCTTTACAACAAAAGCAGTCGGTAAGGGAACGGGTCTGGGACTTTCAGTTAGTTATGGAATTATAAAAAAATTCCACGGCGATATTTTTGTAGAGAGTGAAATAAACAATGGAACAAAGTTTACAATAAAAATTCCAATAGAAGAGAATTAA
- a CDS encoding sigma-54 dependent transcriptional regulator → MAARILVVDDERSIRDSLNMILTDEGYEVKSAADGEEALKFISEENFDIIISDIKMPNIDGIELLNKASKISPSTFFVIMTAYASVNTAVEALRHGAFDYLIKPVEFDDLLIRIKRLLDYRKLSLENKMLRQRTVEEGNFNNIIGKSEPMNKVFSLIKQVAPTNSNVLISGKSGTGKELVAKAIHYNSLRKDQIFLPINCGAISENLIESELFGHKKGSFTGATEEKQGLFKVADGGTLFLDEIGDLPLNLQVKLLRAIEDKQFLPVGGTKHIQTNVRIIAATNQNLYEKTKKGEFREDLFYRLNVVEIKLPSLNERKDDIPLLVNHFIEKYCNEMGKKVLGVDNETMKVLMGHDWQGGVRELENVIERAVIFAAEDMIRVDNLSEHIRGDAMPHGYPDSLKDAIAGFEREHILRIIKKFDYNKEEAAKALAIGLSSLYRKMEELNIPTKSPK, encoded by the coding sequence ATGGCAGCAAGAATATTAGTAGTTGATGACGAGAGATCGATACGCGATTCGTTAAACATGATTTTGACCGACGAAGGTTACGAGGTTAAATCAGCCGCGGACGGTGAAGAAGCTCTAAAATTTATTTCGGAGGAAAACTTCGATATTATTATCAGCGATATCAAAATGCCGAATATTGACGGCATCGAATTACTTAACAAAGCATCGAAAATTTCACCGAGTACATTTTTTGTTATTATGACTGCATATGCATCTGTAAATACCGCGGTCGAAGCATTACGTCACGGAGCTTTCGATTATTTAATTAAACCGGTTGAGTTTGATGATTTATTGATAAGAATAAAACGACTACTCGATTACAGAAAATTATCTCTTGAAAATAAAATGCTTCGTCAGCGAACTGTTGAAGAAGGAAACTTTAATAACATCATCGGTAAAAGTGAGCCGATGAACAAAGTCTTCAGTTTAATCAAACAAGTCGCACCAACAAACAGTAATGTTTTAATTTCCGGAAAAAGTGGAACCGGTAAAGAACTCGTCGCAAAAGCGATTCACTACAATAGTTTGAGAAAGGATCAAATATTTCTACCGATTAATTGCGGCGCTATTTCAGAAAATTTAATTGAATCGGAATTGTTTGGACATAAAAAAGGATCTTTCACAGGCGCTACCGAAGAGAAACAGGGTTTATTCAAAGTTGCCGATGGTGGTACATTATTCTTGGATGAAATCGGTGATCTTCCGTTAAACTTGCAAGTAAAATTATTACGCGCGATTGAAGACAAACAGTTTCTTCCGGTCGGCGGAACAAAACATATTCAAACAAATGTGAGAATTATTGCGGCAACAAATCAAAATCTTTATGAGAAAACTAAGAAAGGTGAATTCCGTGAAGATTTATTCTATAGATTAAATGTTGTCGAAATAAAACTCCCCTCTTTGAATGAAAGGAAAGATGATATTCCGTTACTTGTAAATCATTTCATTGAAAAATATTGTAATGAAATGGGTAAAAAAGTTTTAGGTGTTGATAACGAAACTATGAAAGTACTAATGGGTCACGATTGGCAAGGCGGAGTTCGTGAGTTGGAAAACGTTATTGAACGTGCTGTAATATTTGCTGCCGAAGACATGATAAGAGTGGATAATCTTTCCGAACATATTAGAGGCGACGCAATGCCTCACGGTTATCCCGATTCATTAAAAGATGCGATTGCCGGATTTGAACGCGAACATATTTTACGAATAATCAAAAAGTTCGATTACAATAAAGAAGAAGCTGCAAAAGCCTTGGCAATCGGTTTGTCTTCGCTTTATAGAAAAATGGAAGAATTAAATATTCCGACAAAGTCGCCAAAGTAA